In Stieleria varia, one genomic interval encodes:
- a CDS encoding HEAT repeat domain-containing protein produces the protein MHAGKLTDRCPYFPQRFGQKLSVVESLSHLLGADADPVAAGYHLRQLAEGPPDTGIVLLAQLAAADSILEQSDPAILGAILRVMHNSIAKSIQDQPQQTIEKLDHTVIRSVAERLPEAATNRHLLLHLLAIMRSAESLKALVAILIQRPPQDWMNAGLVLSPLMQRNDWPIEAFFPECLACLPHPSLAASLLDLANYLTRSGRVDGHLAADHLETLNHLLGSVATRLGHFEENPRTLGNDVEEVQKRLSEAVALAVSLCDAVALIGDESSIGKLNQAVGLRHRRVQCEAAGALAKLGDEEGRKRLIELAGDPAARLRAIAYADELGWGDEIDESNRSDAATAEAELALWLTQPHQMGVPPTHVEFIETRRLMWPSFNDPVDVHLVRFEYSMGANVYSNIGMTGPSVYTMSCDLADMPVDDIYAIYAGWQAEHPDIFTVAADSLNEAQHRVMDVFGQHLQHLGYESIRPELLGLFLDERAGVFRGEREGTQCIIVTDGLETIDQPTAGRLRPLTASDAFHLYKGRKMLRTFNS, from the coding sequence TCATCTTCGTCAACTCGCCGAAGGCCCGCCTGACACCGGCATTGTGCTGCTGGCACAGTTGGCCGCCGCCGATTCCATTTTGGAGCAATCTGATCCGGCGATTTTGGGTGCCATCCTGCGAGTGATGCACAACTCGATCGCCAAGTCGATTCAGGATCAGCCCCAACAGACGATCGAAAAACTCGATCACACCGTCATCCGGTCGGTCGCGGAGCGATTGCCTGAGGCGGCGACGAATCGACATCTCTTGCTGCACTTGCTGGCGATAATGCGCAGTGCGGAATCGTTGAAAGCTCTGGTGGCGATCTTGATCCAACGCCCGCCGCAGGATTGGATGAACGCGGGACTGGTGCTCAGCCCGTTGATGCAGAGGAACGATTGGCCGATCGAAGCGTTCTTTCCAGAATGCCTCGCTTGCTTGCCCCATCCTTCGCTCGCCGCGTCACTTTTGGACTTGGCTAACTACCTCACACGCAGCGGTCGTGTCGACGGCCATTTGGCTGCCGATCACCTGGAAACGCTGAATCACTTGCTGGGCAGCGTCGCGACGCGACTGGGACACTTTGAAGAAAACCCCAGGACGCTGGGCAACGACGTCGAGGAAGTGCAAAAGCGGCTCAGCGAAGCCGTCGCGTTGGCAGTCTCGCTGTGTGATGCCGTTGCATTGATCGGCGACGAATCCTCCATCGGCAAGCTGAATCAGGCGGTTGGATTGAGGCACCGACGCGTCCAGTGTGAGGCGGCCGGGGCGCTGGCGAAACTGGGTGACGAAGAAGGCCGCAAGCGTTTGATCGAGTTGGCAGGCGATCCCGCAGCAAGACTACGCGCGATCGCCTACGCGGACGAGTTGGGTTGGGGTGACGAAATCGATGAAAGCAATCGAAGTGATGCCGCGACGGCCGAAGCCGAGTTGGCGTTGTGGTTGACGCAACCGCATCAGATGGGCGTGCCGCCCACGCACGTGGAGTTCATCGAAACAAGACGGTTGATGTGGCCCAGTTTCAATGACCCCGTCGACGTGCACTTGGTACGGTTTGAATACAGCATGGGGGCGAACGTCTACAGCAACATTGGCATGACGGGACCCTCGGTGTACACGATGTCCTGTGACTTGGCCGATATGCCCGTCGATGACATCTACGCGATCTATGCGGGATGGCAAGCCGAGCATCCGGACATCTTTACCGTGGCCGCCGACTCACTGAACGAAGCTCAACATCGAGTGATGGATGTCTTTGGACAACATCTCCAGCATCTCGGTTACGAATCGATCCGCCCGGAGTTGCTGGGTTTGTTCTTGGATGAACGCGCGGGTGTCTTCCGCGGAGAACGCGAAGGAACGCAGTGCATCATCGTCACGGATGGACTGGAGACCATCGATCAACCGACCGCCGGACGTCTGCGTCCGCTGACGGCCAGCGATGCGTTCCATCTCTACAAAGGTCGCAAGATGTTGCGGACGTTCAATTCGTAG